One genomic window of Cellulophaga sp. Hel_I_12 includes the following:
- a CDS encoding zinc-dependent peptidase, producing the protein MYMWILWALPFLLMFILLWNIWFGKKPTKNKSFDQHWSAILNDKVYFYAALSAPEKLRFEEEILYFFNTVSITGVKVEIDDTDRLLVASSAVIPLFGFAGLRYRNINEVLLYKDAFNEDHQFEGEKRNILGKVGSGTMNRLMILSLSALRAGFSQQQSKSNVGIHEFVHLIDKADGAVDGIPESLMQQQFVLPWLNAMHEEITDIKENDSDINPYGATSKIEFLSVASEYFFNQPKKFKKKHPDLYALMSKIYAQDPKA; encoded by the coding sequence ATGTACATGTGGATTCTTTGGGCATTGCCTTTTTTGTTGATGTTTATTTTACTTTGGAATATTTGGTTTGGTAAAAAACCGACTAAAAATAAGTCTTTCGATCAGCATTGGAGTGCTATTTTAAACGATAAGGTCTATTTTTATGCGGCTTTATCCGCTCCAGAAAAGCTCAGATTTGAGGAAGAAATTTTGTATTTTTTTAATACGGTAAGCATTACAGGTGTAAAAGTGGAAATTGACGATACAGATCGATTGTTGGTAGCATCAAGTGCCGTAATTCCTCTCTTTGGTTTCGCTGGGCTACGATATCGAAATATCAACGAAGTATTACTTTATAAGGACGCCTTTAATGAAGACCATCAATTTGAAGGTGAAAAAAGAAATATTTTAGGGAAAGTAGGTTCGGGCACCATGAACCGTTTGATGATACTTTCACTGTCTGCCTTACGAGCGGGGTTTAGTCAACAGCAAAGTAAAAGTAATGTAGGTATTCATGAGTTTGTGCACTTAATTGATAAAGCGGACGGTGCTGTAGACGGAATTCCAGAAAGTTTAATGCAACAACAATTTGTACTACCTTGGTTAAATGCCATGCACGAAGAGATTACCGACATCAAAGAAAATGACTCAGACATAAACCCCTATGGCGCAACAAGTAAAATCGAATTTTTAAGCGTAGCTAGTGAATACTTTTTTAATCAACCTAAAAAATTTAAAAAAAAGCATCCAGACTTATATGCACTGATGAGTAAAATTTATGCGCAAGACCCTAAAGCTTAA